A single region of the Serinus canaria isolate serCan28SL12 chromosome 1, serCan2020, whole genome shotgun sequence genome encodes:
- the GTF3A gene encoding transcription factor IIIA isoform X1, protein MAGARGDGGGGSVLLVPSYICSFPGCDATFNKAWRLSAHLCRHTGERPYVCDYEGCGKGFTRDFHRARHLLTHTGEKPFECTTDGCNEKFGTKSNMKKHIERKHQNQQKQYVCDFEGCNKSFKKHQQLKVHQCHHTNEPPFKCNKEGCGKCFSTPSRLKRHEKIHEGYACKKENCSYIGKTWTELLKHNKVSHTEPIVCSECNKTFKRKDYLKQHQKTHAVEREVCRCPREGCGRTYTTLFNLQSHILSFHEEKKPFSCDYPGCGKVFAMKQSLARHAVVHDPEKRKLNLKAKRSRPKRSLASRLSGYIPPKTQPGKDEVVVESKTADKLVENGIPAAEIQTL, encoded by the exons ATGGCCGGCGCGCGGGGGGACGGTGGCGGAGGGAGCGTGCTCCTCGTTCCTTCCTACATCTGCTCCTTCCCCGGCTGCGACGCCACCTTCAACAAGGCCTGGCGGCTGTCCGCCCACCTCTGCCGGCACACGGGCGAG AGGCCCTACGTTTGCGATTATGAAGGCTGTGGCAAAGGGTTCACGAGGGACTTCCACCGCGCCCGACACCTCCTCACGCACACCGGGGAAAAGCCGTTCGA GTGCACAACTGATGGGTGCAATGAGAAATTTGGAACAAAATCAAACATGAAGAAGCACATTGAGCGCAAGCATCAGAATCAGCAAAAGCAATATGTG TGTGACTTCGAAGGCTGTAACAAGTCTTTCAAGAAACATCAACAACTTAAAGTTCATCAGTGTCACCACACCAATGAGCCTCCCTTCAA ATGTAATAAAGAAGGATGTGGAAAGTGTTTCTCTACTCCAAGTCGACTAAAGAGGCATGAGAAGATACATGAAG GCTATGCATGCAAGAAGGAAAACTGCTCATATATTGGAAAAACTTGGACAGAGCTTCTGAAACATAATAAAGTCAGTCACACAG AGCCAATAGTCTGCAGTGAATGTAACAAAACTTTTAAACGGAAGGATTACCTCAAGCAGCATCAAAAGACACATGCTGTGGAGAGGGAAGTCTGCCGCTGCCCCAGAGAAGGATGTGGAAGAACGTACACAACTTTATTTAACCTTCAAAGCCATATCCTCTCTTTTCATGAGGAGAAAAAACCATTCTCTTGTGATTATCCAGGCTGTGGAAAAGTGTTTGCAATGAAG CAGAGCCTAGCAAGGCATGCAGTTGTACATGATCCTGAGAAGAGAAAGCTGAACTTGAAA GCAAAGCGTTCTCGTCCCAAGAGGAGCTTAGCCTCTCGTCTCAGTGGCTACATTCCTCCTAAAACACAGCCAGGAAAGGATGAAGTTGTGGTGGAAAGCAAGACAGCAGATAAGCTCGTGGAAAATGGAATACCAGCTGCTGAAATTCAGACTCTGTAG
- the GTF3A gene encoding transcription factor IIIA isoform X2: MAGARGDGGGGSVLLVPSYICSFPGCDATFNKAWRLSAHLCRHTGERPYVCDYEGCGKGFTRDFHRARHLLTHTGEKPFECTTDGCNEKFGTKSNMKKHIERKHQNQQKQYVCDFEGCNKSFKKHQQLKVHQCHHTNEPPFKCNKEGCGKCFSTPSRLKRHEKIHEGYACKKENCSYIGKTWTELLKHNKVSHTEPIVCSECNKTFKRKDYLKQHQKTHAVEREVCRCPREGCGRTYTTLFNLQSHILSFHEEKKPFSCDYPGCGKVFAMKAKRSRPKRSLASRLSGYIPPKTQPGKDEVVVESKTADKLVENGIPAAEIQTL; this comes from the exons ATGGCCGGCGCGCGGGGGGACGGTGGCGGAGGGAGCGTGCTCCTCGTTCCTTCCTACATCTGCTCCTTCCCCGGCTGCGACGCCACCTTCAACAAGGCCTGGCGGCTGTCCGCCCACCTCTGCCGGCACACGGGCGAG AGGCCCTACGTTTGCGATTATGAAGGCTGTGGCAAAGGGTTCACGAGGGACTTCCACCGCGCCCGACACCTCCTCACGCACACCGGGGAAAAGCCGTTCGA GTGCACAACTGATGGGTGCAATGAGAAATTTGGAACAAAATCAAACATGAAGAAGCACATTGAGCGCAAGCATCAGAATCAGCAAAAGCAATATGTG TGTGACTTCGAAGGCTGTAACAAGTCTTTCAAGAAACATCAACAACTTAAAGTTCATCAGTGTCACCACACCAATGAGCCTCCCTTCAA ATGTAATAAAGAAGGATGTGGAAAGTGTTTCTCTACTCCAAGTCGACTAAAGAGGCATGAGAAGATACATGAAG GCTATGCATGCAAGAAGGAAAACTGCTCATATATTGGAAAAACTTGGACAGAGCTTCTGAAACATAATAAAGTCAGTCACACAG AGCCAATAGTCTGCAGTGAATGTAACAAAACTTTTAAACGGAAGGATTACCTCAAGCAGCATCAAAAGACACATGCTGTGGAGAGGGAAGTCTGCCGCTGCCCCAGAGAAGGATGTGGAAGAACGTACACAACTTTATTTAACCTTCAAAGCCATATCCTCTCTTTTCATGAGGAGAAAAAACCATTCTCTTGTGATTATCCAGGCTGTGGAAAAGTGTTTGCAATGAAG GCAAAGCGTTCTCGTCCCAAGAGGAGCTTAGCCTCTCGTCTCAGTGGCTACATTCCTCCTAAAACACAGCCAGGAAAGGATGAAGTTGTGGTGGAAAGCAAGACAGCAGATAAGCTCGTGGAAAATGGAATACCAGCTGCTGAAATTCAGACTCTGTAG
- the MTIF3 gene encoding translation initiation factor IF-3, mitochondrial, whose product MTALCTMKYLCQATRNDGRCAKRFFGTLLPQTAQKWLFSPFWIVVPDPRKSAVFGLTQPYCTDEKSHTQPKSKAAFGSVGRRIPYRILHVINQDGESLGNMHRAEALRLMDQHGLKLVLLRENAEPPVYRLMTGQQIHEEQLKRAEKKKASPKPGVVQKELSFSSAIAKNDLETKTKQIAQWIEKRHHVKVTIRQAKGSSTDMFMLFDQILETVSEKATYLSKPKVAREGVSTCVFRHMSDKELKEHQKMEIKKNNTVKKDENEDLKSNELYQ is encoded by the exons aTGACTGCCTTGTGcacaatgaaatatttatgtcaAGCAACCAGAAATGATGGCAGATGTGCAAAAAGGTTCTTTGGTACTCTTCTGCCACAGACAGCACAAAAGTGGCTCTTTTCTCCATTCTGGATAGTGGTACCTGACCCTAGGAAGTCAGCTGTGTTTGGGCTTACTCAACCATATTGTACAGATGAAAAATCTCACACACAACCAAAAAGTAAAGCAGCATTTGGAAGCGTTGGGCGAAGAATTCCCTATCGTATTTTGCACGTAATCAACCAGGATGGGGAGAGCTTAGGAAACATGCACCGAGCAGAGGCACTCAGACTTATGGATCAGCATGGCCTGAAGCTGGTTCTGCTTCGTGAGAACGCAGAACCTCCAGTTTACAGACTAATGACTGGGCAGCAGATTCATGAAGAACAGCTTAAAcgtgcagagaagaaaaaagcaagtcCAAAGCCAG GGGTGGTGCAGAAGGAGTTATCCTTTTCTTCAGCTATTGCCAAGAATGACTTAGAGACCAAGACTAAACAGATAGCACAGTGGATTGAAAAGAGACACCATGTTAAAGTCACCATCCGGCAAGCCAAAGGCAGCAGTACAGACATG TTCATGCTTTTTGATCAAATTTTGGAGACAGTGTCTGAGAAAGCAACTTATCTTTCCAAGCCAAAAGTTGCTAGAGAAGGAGTAAGTACCTGTGTTTTCAGGCACATGTCTGACAAAGAGTTGAAAGAACACCAGAAGATGGAAATCAAGAAAAACAATACAgtaaagaaagatgaaaatgaagatttgaAGTCAAATGAGTTGTATCAATGA